TACTAGATAATGATTTTGTGGCTGTGTCCTCTAGAAAATAATAAATGTGTGCATTTTTATTTTGTAGGAGCCCATGGTAATACTGCCTTTTTTCATAACAGTAATACAACCCACTTTGTGCCACCTAATAAAAAACACCCAGTTATGTGCCACTTAAAAGGTTATAGTGTCTCCTGTTTTTTCTCAAAAAATATAACCCTGACACCTTGATGATCGGAGTGACAAAGACCTCCTCAGGCCTGTGAAGTCAAAAGAGGATCACTGCTATAGGTTTCAACTAATCCCCCATCCTGAAGATGTGCATAGAGTTGAAAGTGGTGCTTTCATGGGGCACTGGGCAAAAGTTCTGGTGCCCCAGATTCTGACTTCTCTAAAGAACAGTTGCAGACACAACTGTTCCTATATTGCAGTTTATTAATAAGTGTctgtattatatatttattgttAATAGCTCTGTGCTCCACCATCCCCAGTGTTTTACTGCTCTCCACGCTCATATGCTGCAGTTCCTTGGTGGTGCTCTGTGAAGGAGAGAAGCCCTTCTATTCTGCAGACTGCTTCTCTTCTCACAGCACTCACTCTCCACTGGACCCAATACACTGATGGGCTTAGTGCATCGGGTTGGGGCATATAGTACGTACACCCAATGCACTGAGCCCCTGTTAATCTATTGGCTCCAGCAGGGAGCGAGTGCTGTGAGCAgagaagccatctgcaccctgcCAGGGAACTGCAGTATATGAGCAGGGATGCccaagctacagtggaaaagtgtgaaataaaaaaaaaaaaaagaaaaataccatgcaaatgacccccagagatcttatataacgtcatggggggcataaatggtaaaaaaaaaaattgttacaaaattaagtgaaaaaaatgacagaataaaataaaaatacatacataaaaaaataaaacgacCCACCGCTGACACCAACCTGAACAGTCGCCATTATCCGCCACGTAATCAGGaactatataaaattatatatcaaaatgtccaaaacaaaatgaggaacataTTCCTGTACTTTTAATTTAgtggtgtaaatatactaattttaaaaataaacaactatttaaacattttatttttttagctttttaccactAATAATACTAAAAGACCGAAAAAAATTTCAgtgcaaaaatatataaaaatagccctatatgtcacagaaaaaaaatgctgcagaagatttttggtagctgaagaaaaaaaagtggggccgtaaaatcaccacatgggtaaaatccctaaaaagtgtctgatccttaaggTATAAAGCAGCCTGGTCCTCAAAGGGTTATAGGAACACTAGGGCAGAAGTGATACATAACGAAGACATTCAGAGACTCAAGCACCACCCTCCCAGGCGCTGTACCATGCATAGCACAGTTTATTACTCGAAGTGTGAAATGCTTTGATAATTGATCACAAACATGTGGCTCTACATAATCCTATTACACAACAAGTATACAAAGACCGACCTAGATCTCTTTATAAAGTGTGGACACGCCTGGGCTTTAATCTTTACACTTTGACACAGGAACAGATATAAATGAACTATTGTGTCCATGTCATAGTTCCAGTTAATCTACCGATTGAGGACAACTCGGAACTGGAAAGTCCAGGTCCCACAATTTATAGCTCTTAACAACTTGTATGTAAGGACTGTGATTTTGTTGTCATGTCCTGTAGATACTTGTAATTGAGTATTTTATAGGGAAGCTAATCAGTACTGTAAACAGTAgtctgtatatatgtattagTGGAAATAACACTTCAACTGTGACTAGTAATGCTACAAACATCAATGCTACGGCAATACTCAGTTTAGGAAAGTTTCTATGAAGTAagactgttaaaggggttctacaaCATTTTCATTGTAACTCGATTGCTGAGCCCTGTCATTGCCTGCAGCAGCCTCCTTGATATGGTATGCCACagtggagacacggagctgtcaGTAGGGGGCACACAGGGAGCCGTAAGAGATGAGGATTGGtcgatttgttttttctttttgcagcatGAGGAACCTGTTTTTAACAATAAAAATTTATGGCAGACAACCCCTTAACATAAGTAAGGTGGCTACATTTTTCCTCCAAAGATTTACAGATGAGAGAATTGAAGGCACTGGGCTAAATTCGCTATTTCTGTAAATATATTTTCCATTTTGGCAGCATGCAGCAAACTTACAAGGATTatccaagagtttaagaaattaaactttctgcaggaaatattaaaaactttaaaaaacaacCATTACTGTTGGAGCTTCCACTACTCCCTGCCAGTctttattttttctgcagctgTGTTGTGCTATATATCCATATAACTACAGGCAATCCCTGACCTCAGCTGTGATACTAGCTTACATGGCATGGTAATGTGGATGCAGCAGTTTCAGATCTCAGGATAGGTGATGCAATTTGCCATTCACTGTAGGCCCTGCTTATGACTATAGTCATTACCTTATATtatactagcttgttacccgcgacttcgtccgtgtggaatttttttttttttcatctaatctgtgttttgctgtatagtaATATTCGTAGCTTGAGCTCTGCTAGAGCTATGCGCTAGATCTGACCTGCGCTTGCGCGACATATTAGAAGAGGACCAAAAAATGGATAGCAAATACAATTAtcaaaaggaaaacattttttcatagctgaggtaaaattagagctgcgctgtgattggttgctatggtcattacagattttctttaaaatctgaaTCCACGTTAATGTATCTtcggttcaagttttaatcccaggAAACgcggggtatccctgctagcttaataatcgcatacgtgcagcaatgacgtctgccctcatgtgtctgcccgtttggggagtcctagcttatgatgtgcacccccttcccctccgcacTTAATAATTGCATACGTGCGGCAACGATGTCTGCCCTCACATGGCTGaccatttgtgtaggcatagcttatgatttgCACCCTTCCCCTCTGCCTTGCTGCACGGTGTTGGAGCAGAGGTGCgcctgcacatcaccaaataaatctgtcttgttgcgCTTCCGTGAGAACTCTATACAATTTCGGGATAAAACATAGCTTGCATCTTGAAGATGGATATAGGCAAtagcagctgcgttctggctccgccccttctacgtgtcattgcgtagctccgcccccgtcacatgtgccgattccagcctcctgattggctggaatcggcacacgtaacggggcggagctacgcgatgacgcgtagaagggggcggagccagaacgccgctcgtgccagaccgagccgaaggcagaagacccttctgcgcaagcgcgtctaatcaggcgattagacgctgaagttagacggagccatggagacggggacgccagcgcagggaaggtaagtgaataacttctgtatggctcatatttaatgcacgatgtacattacaaagtgcattaatatggccatacagaagtgtataaccctacttgctttcgcgagacaacccctttaatttttccagAGAAGTTTGAGAAATTAaggccaagattttttttttattgcaatataCACCAAGGCCCGTTTTCAGACAGTTCCTATAAGTGCACATTCACATCCTGCAGCTTTGTTGTGGATAAAATTCTGCAACTAAGAATCAGTTTCATATATCGGAATTGGATTGTGAACATTACTTAAGGCGGGATTCACACATGCAGTGTTTGATGcaagttgttttgcagtttttTATTCAAAACCCAGGAGTGGATCCAAAGAGAAGGAAGCATAAAAGACTAATACAGGGTGAGGCCAAAGTCTGGACACATCCATTTAACTGGTGTAAGAAGGATAAAATTGACTTCcattgtgtgaaagtattaattgcgAGAGAGGTTGAATTTGAACTCCACCATATTGGATTCAGCTCAGGTTTTACAAATAggaagggggtcatgtgatatgTTAGTTCTGGATAGAAATTACTCAAAACACTCTGGAAGTGTCAGTTTTGTCCTATCTTTACTTAACTTGGAGTAAAGTAAGGGCAAAGTTTCACAAAGTACTTTACATGACATGTTCAATGTGTTCACCATTCTGCCCAATGCAAATGGTTATACGTTTAATCCAGTCCTTGTGAACACGCTGAAAAATTGCAGGTGATATTTCTTCACAGCACTGTTGGATTCGAAGTTCAAGTGAATCGTATTGCATATATTTTCCGCATACACAAGGAACTTTAAACAGCCCCagaaataaaagtttaaaggTGTTGAGCCCAGTAAACCTTGGTAGCCATTCTACTGGACCTTTATGCCCAATCCAGTGTCCAGGGCATTGCACATCCAGCCATCTGCGTACAGTCACATCAAAGTGCGGAGGTGCGCCAACCTATTGAAAGTAATGTGGGAACTCGCTGTCATTGAGCACAGATGGGAATATAAAATCCTGTAACATCTGGAGGCACTTCTCACCATTAAGTGATCCATCAATGAAAAAAGGCCCTGGATGTCAGACACAGTTTACCAACTTTGCCCTTGCTTAACTCCTAAACAaataaagatagggcaaaactgacactttCAATGTGTTTCTGCATAAATTCTAGCCAAAACTGATATATCACATgtcccccttcccatttgaaaaacctgagctaaATTCAATATGGTGGAGTTcataatggctgacaaaaatatcTACACTAAAAAATGCAGCCTCATTcctaattaatactttcacacattggagGTCAGTTTTCTCATTATTGCACCAGTGTgcccagacttttgcctcaccttgTACTTCTCCTATCTTTTGTATCTATGTTTGGCtaaacaaattgcatgtatgaatCCAATCTAAACATCCTGCAATCTGTAATAATAACTAATAGTGGCTATATAGGTTTGGGCAAATATTAGTAAGACTGGTGTTGGGTTAGCAGTGTTGGACATGTGCcccgaagaagaaaaaaatgatagTTAGAGTCGGCTTTTGTATGTAATTGTAATTATAGAGAAGGGTAGAATGTATAAGGGAGTCTGTTACAGTTTTGCCAATGCTAAATTGTTGACAGCATTAGGTTGGGGCAGGGGAGaagggattatatatatatatatacctttggATACTTTAGGAGTCTAGTATCAGCTACCCCAAGAAAACATGTTTTAATCCCCTGTGAGCAGCCACCACAAGTGCTCTGCGGGTGGGCATTCTCTCCGAAGTGGGCTCCTCTTTGTCCATTGAGCTCCTCCACAGTTCCGAATGACAGTTGTGACCAACCACTATAGCTATCAATCCGAGCTGAAGATGTGAAAAGTCTACTAGTAAAATAAGTATATATAGAGATCACTTGGGTCACCAACAATTCCAAAAACTGAAACCCTACTACTAGCTTTTCCTGTCCACTGCATATCTTTCTATGTGAAGTATTGCATGTAAAGTATTGCAGTTTTAAGTATATTATTTTACAACTTCACAATAGGTAAACCTGTTGCTTGTCTTGCTATGCCAGTCAGCCGGGAAGGAAGTATCTAGTTAAACATCTTTTTCTTTGATGAGTAGGAGCAATTACGTATATACTACAGCAAAAAGAAACCTGGAAAGCCAGGAAATTGGGCCATAAACATGTCAATGCACAAAGCACGGAGCAGTGTGAAAGGTGTATGCTCTCGGCCGGATTTTATGCTGGGACGAAGGATAAATTCTTACCAAGTAGGCGTTATAAGGTAATCTTTTGTGATGCCTTGTTAAGATAGCACAAAAAGGCCTGGCTAATGGCTGATGACAGCATGCTGGCAGGCTCTGAGGGAAAAGCTGTCTGTATACAAGTGGATAAAGGATCAAGTTCTCTTTTCTCCGGGCCTCAATGGCTCAGTCATTTTTCAGGTAACATGAATGTGTCTTCCCATCTATCATTACTTGCAGGCTCTCTGGGAAGTTGAAGCCCCGTGGGTTAGTAGTGCATTTACTTGGCTGCTGATGTTATTAGCTACCGAATAAGGAGCTTTGTTGACAAGACAGAGCTGCCCTTTTGTCAGCTTTGTTCCTGGGATTTCTTCATTTACATAATGGATTAGAATGTATTAAAATGCACTAGCCCATTGCTCCATTTTTCCTGGTTTCCTTTTTTGATGCATTTAAGATTGTAGTACAACCATAGTTGCTCAATTTGCAATGTAGTAGTAAAACGTACCTGTTTAGCATTTCCATGATCACATCATTAATAGGAGAATTTAAAAGGCCATTTTTGATAAAGAAACAATAGTATAATAATACTAGAATAATAATATTACTATAATATCCTAAATATATTTTTCCCAATTAATTACTCAAGTCAATGACTGTCAGTTCAGTAGTTCTAAGAATTCCCACGCTTGGCTTCACAGTTTATAATATTTGTAATAAATATGAACACTTTTGTAAACCTGTTCTAGTAACTAAGTTGGCCTGTTTTGTATACTGTGTGAGTGAAGTAGTGCTTACTACTGTATCAGGTTTAAGGCTTGTAAGACCATAAAAGGCCGGTCTCATGCCAACGGATTCTAATCCGGGATCGCAACCCGCGCAGACTTTTTCTGCAAAATGCAGGAATTGAAAGACATGTAGTTTGGGTTTTTCATTCACGTACGCGGACATGAATTATGTATTCTGTGAGcggaaaaaaaatcccagcaggTTCTATTGTGCTGCTGACTCCgcacggacagcctccattgaagtcaatggaggcgtctgACTCgtggcccatatgcaattaaaatTGCGTATGGACTGTGGCTACCCACATCATCGCTTAGTGACTGCGCGGGAAATacaatcaaggaaggaaaaaacaagtgcactgcacatgaccacctgcAAGCCTCTGCGGTCATTCGCAATACAGGCCTCCCGCATACGGAATCCGATCCATTTGTGTGAGCCTAGCTACTGTTAAAGCTTTACTattttatggcccttttacatgggccgatagtctATCAAACAACTGCAagagcgctgacgtcactgctaaggtcgtcagcgctcgtgcagagcatttacacagagAGACTTGCCGCTGGAttgcaggcaggggcgtaactataggggatgcaggggatgcggttgcacccaggcccaggagccttatggggcccataagtcctctcttctccatatacggaacccagtactatgagtaaagcattatagttgggggccctgttacaagttttgcatcggggcccgggagcttcaagttacgcctctgattgcaGGCTTGTCATCCACTTCATACTCAGCGCTTCACCCCTATGGGAAGTGGGGAGCGTTCACACAGGACGAGAAGCCAGCAAGCCAACGATAAAAGGAAGTTATAAAAATTGaccataagggcttagtcacacgggcgcatcggcgcccgtgttactgcaggtaggagacggccgcacttcaggacggacgactccccgcagcgctgaagaaagaacacatgactagcaatgaagccggtcacatgttctttctcccagcgctgcagagagacggccgcacttctcctacctgcagtaacacgggcgccgatgcacccatgtgactaagcccttatggtCAATTTCTATAACTTCCTTTTAGACCTTTGAGCATACGTTAAATGAGATAACATCCATAATAAATATTAGTTTGTTTTACTAGTACTGCACTATACTTCTACTACCACAACTACATTTTGAAATATTTATTGACCTCGCTGTTAAAAAAAGTGAACTTTTTTCAGTCTGCTAGAAAAGTTGATTCTCTCTCTAACATTTGTATTCATATGAAAAGCCTGAAGGAAATGCACCGAATGTGCGCAGCTGTGTCACATAATTGTACGGATTTGTATATTGTGCGATTACGACTCTAGGCACTTTTTAGAATCATTAGCATTTACTGCAATAGTTTTTCTACATTAGGTTTAATGTTTTCATTACTATTAATGCTTATCTACATTACACTACTGGATAGGTTGACGGACACTTCGTCATTTTAACTATGTTGTTCTACATTCACAAAAATCGCACGGCTGAAAGTGAAATCATCCCAACACTCAAAgctcatttatagtttttttttcttctatttaacATTTTTAACAGAATGCCACAAAGGGCAACTCCCATATTACTTTTGACCAATGCTTTCAGACTTTTCTCAGTGATGTCAAGAAATTCTCCCCCATGTGCCTAACAAAAACCACAGATTAGCATGAAAGACAACCCAGCAGTTAATTCATGCCTTGCAGTGCTCAAGGTGAGCATCATGAAATCCCTCCTGGTAGGACTGATGGTCTTCATCTTTGAAAAAATCTTCGTTTTTGCAAACTTAAAGAAGTTTAGCCTGGCAAAGAGGAAAATTGGAGCAAGCTGTATTACTGAGTTCTGCACACTGAAGCGAGGAGACCTATTACAGGTCCCCAGAACTTTGTTTGTTCACTTTGGGATCTACTTGGGAGAGAACAAGGTTGCCCACCTGATGCCTGATATCCTCCCTGCTATTTCGGACGACAAGTATCTGATTGGGAAGGTCGTCACCAACAAAAGGCTGATCCTGGGAGTCCTAGCTAAGGTGGCCAGTATAAGAGTGGACAGTGTGCAGGACTTTGCCTATGGTGGTAATATAATAGTTAATCACATGGACAGAAGTTTCAAGACAAAACCTCTTTCTAATGAAGAAGTAGCTCAGAGGGCTGAGAAGCTGCTGGGGGCCACATCCTACAGCCTGCTGTGGGATAACTGCGAGCACTTTGTCACTTACTGCAGATACGGGTTTCCTGTGAGCTTTCAGACTGATAAGGTAAAGCCAACTTCATAGGATTTGTTCATATAGTCCATAGCATTCTTTGATAAGCTTTACAATTTTGTCTTAGTGAACAGTTACAAATTGTGAATGGAAACTGGATAATTTATTTCATTTGTAAATGCTAAATTGAATTAGGTCAACTCGTATTTACCTCTTTCATTCCTAGAACAAAGCACAGAATAGTAATGTTTTAAGATCTATGCTAAGCAGATAACAGAATTGTATGTCTTACCACATAATCTACTTGAAGGTTGTTGTGATTTCTTCTTTATGAGGTTTTGTCTGTAGTCAGTATAATTAGGCTCTGTAATTACAAGCCCTTCAGTGCCGCAATTTCATTTACACATAAAACGGGTGGAAGTATCAAGTACAAAGTAACTTTTTTCTTTGCCTTTAAAGTTGGAATTTTATTCCCCTTTATTGCTTGGTGACGTATACCTGGTATTGTAGATGGGCCTGGAACTATTCACTTTAATTGTTAATAACCTTTAACCTTTCTAATAGTTAAATAGTTCCTGTAGTAACAGCAGACATAAAACTCTGTCTGGACCTTGTGGTATCTGCTAAGAGTCTGAGAAGGTGTTACTTCCCTATAATTGTCCAATAAAATGATTACTGGGATTTTCTTCCTTGCTTTATTATGTCGAACAAATGCCTGCGTTGTGTGGATCACATGACTGATATAAGAAATAGGTAATACAAGGTATACGCTTGTAGTGGTAGATACTGCATGGAATAGACATCACATCTACATTAATATaggttatctatctatatctatatatctatctatatctatatatatctatctatgtatatatatatatatatatatatatatatatgtatatatatatatgtgtgttcttTTGCATGTTTGTGTATTTATTATCTTTATTGTGACAGATAGTAGTTTATGCTTTTTGTACTGAGTATATTGTGTTTAATTATGGAGATTCCAATAAATAATCTTACAAATAACTAAATCTACCTTATTTTCATTTTGTCTTGCATAGTATACTATATTATTTACATTGTAACTTCTGAAGGAAATTCCACATATTTGTAAAATATTGGTTCTTTGCATTTCATTAAAATTTGCCATTGAGGTGCCTTCAgtgattatattttattttggaTAGGTTAAAATGAATAGTAGAAAAATGCTTAATACAAATCCCCTTTGTACACCATGGTACAGTGATAAAATAGTCAGTACTGTAGGCACGTTATAAAGGTCACATATTTAATGCTATTACCTTTACATTTCGAAGCTCGCTATTAATTTCtgttacttttcttctttttacagtTTTGTGATATAGTGAAGAAGATCATTCGAGACCAAAGGAGCGTTGTGATTTCTGCGGCTGTAGGAATGGCATTGACGCTTTGTGTGGGAGTAGGCCCATTCACTGCCCTTCCTAGTTTCCTTATTACCTTCACCCTCTGGATGGCTAGCTGAGCTGGCATGTAGGACAAGACAATAAATGACCAAATCTGCTACGTGCCTTTTGAAATGTGCTACATGCACTTCCGCCAACTTTCATAGGAATGGAATGTATCGGCCAAACCTGCAAGTGAGAACACTGGAGATCACTAACTTTTTGGTActttagtattgtaacatcattgAGACGACTAAAAAGTTATAATTTGTAACTTTTATAATAATTTTAACATTTATTATAAACAAAAATATAGTAATACAACATGGTCTAAGTAATGCAGATATTACCtgggtcatatatatatatatatatatatatatatatatatatatatatatatatatatgtaccaaACTTATACACTAGTCTCGTTTGCCTTGCTGGGGATGCATATGCTACTTTTGAAAAACTACTTATGCAGTTAATGAAGCTGGGCTTCCAACCCACGATCCTTGGATTTCCTACCATGGCTAGGTCACGAGACCTTACATGCTTTTTAGGAACTAGTTGTCTGTACCAATTTTCTTCTCACTTGCTAACCTTTGATTCACAGTAAGTTTATCTCATTGTTACTAACTAATAACCACATTGAACTAACTAATAACCACATTGAAGTAACTTTTGTAGGGTTTTGACTATATCCACAACCATGGCACATAGTATCAGTTATATCGTCTGCTCGTCTTCCATTTTTCATGTCAACTAGATTTGTCATAAACTTCCTAGTTCTCCTGCTCCACATTTATTACAACCGAGTTGTAAGCTGTGTTCTATGTCACATCACTAGCACTTTTTAACAATTGCACTGTAGAGAAACTGGACAATTTTAGTGAAAGAATAACGACTAACAACGTTAACAAACGTATATGAACTATATTTATAATGAAATAACATCATACTAGAAGTAGTATACATTGTATATATGTTTTACTAATTATCTTTCAATGTAAACTATAAAAagtctaaatgtttaaaaaaaaaaaactgtctgatttCTCAAAATTTTACCATAAAATTTTAACAAGGGTTACCCAGGACTCCCAGAATAGCTGTGAAGCTGGCCGAATCAGACAAATAATTAACATAGCCATATACTTACACTTTATAAAATGGTCACTTACCCTTAGGTCACTATCCATTTCTGTACTACTCTTCTTTCTCCTGGCAAGGCCATCAGAATAGTTTGGTGGCCAATTAGTTGATAGAGCAGTTACGTAGTACAGATCAGGACTGGGCAGAGGCGGGTTAATGAGGCACCTTTTAAAAGGCAAGTATAGGGctatgtttgttattttactattcttgggtggtttcacacttgacACATTTTGTTCTGTGTTTCTCTTGTGTCCGAAATAGTGGATTTACTGAATTATTGCTTTGCAATTCCTCACAGTTTTCAGAACCGCTGCTAGCTGCCATTGGATTGGGTTATTCTTGTTTATGCGCAGAGACTGAAATCTTGTACAGAACTCATGATTCTTACAACTAGTTTTGAGCAAACcgaaacagtagaaccctgtttcgtgTCGGATTTGCttaaagttcagtttggcataaacccgaaccaagcttttagcaaaattcTATGGGAAACTGGGTTCTATTGGTTCAGTTTGTATAACACTAGTCCTGAGCgctggtatataacactgtctaagagctgtAAAGGCTCTGTATAACAATGTCAGAGTGTAATACAGGGTGTTTATGGCTATTACACactggttttggtgaacttcagttttgatt
The sequence above is a segment of the Eleutherodactylus coqui strain aEleCoq1 chromosome 7, aEleCoq1.hap1, whole genome shotgun sequence genome. Coding sequences within it:
- the LOC136572749 gene encoding lecithin retinol acyltransferase-like isoform X1: MKSLLVGLMVFIFEKIFVFANLKKFSLAKRKIGASCITEFCTLKRGDLLQVPRTLFVHFGIYLGENKVAHLMPDILPAISDDKYLIGKVVTNKRLILGVLAKVASIRVDSVQDFAYGGNIIVNHMDRSFKTKPLSNEEVAQRAEKLLGATSYSLLWDNCEHFVTYCRYGFPVSFQTDKFCDIVKKIIRDQRSVVISAAVGMALTLCVGVGPFTALPSFLITFTLWMAS